In a single window of the Phaeobacter sp. G2 genome:
- a CDS encoding hydroxymethylglutaryl-CoA lyase — protein MSQSVEIFEMGPRDGLQNEKRAIPVAEKIALVDCLSQAGFRRIEVASFVSPKWVPQMAGSGEVLAGISRAPGVSYAALTPNMRGYTDAVAAGADEIAVFASASEGFSRANINASITESIERFKPILQAAAAIKLPVRGYVSCVTDCPFDGPTDPDQVALVAETLHLLGCYEVSLGDTIGQGTPETISKMLSAVTKRVPVSHLAGHYHDTSGRALDNIEASLAQGVRVFDAAVGGLGGCPYAPGAAGNVATEAVQDHLVGLGYETGLDRDVLVEAAEMAQAMRSDS, from the coding sequence ATGAGCCAATCTGTCGAGATCTTCGAGATGGGACCGCGCGACGGGCTGCAGAATGAAAAGCGCGCCATCCCGGTGGCAGAGAAAATCGCTTTGGTGGACTGCCTGTCCCAGGCTGGCTTTCGCCGGATAGAAGTGGCCAGCTTTGTGTCGCCGAAATGGGTGCCACAGATGGCAGGCAGCGGTGAGGTTCTGGCCGGGATCAGCCGTGCGCCGGGCGTGTCTTATGCGGCTCTGACGCCCAATATGCGTGGCTACACGGATGCGGTAGCGGCAGGGGCGGATGAAATCGCGGTGTTTGCCTCGGCCTCGGAGGGATTTTCCCGTGCCAATATCAATGCCTCCATCACCGAGAGCATTGAACGGTTCAAGCCCATTCTGCAGGCCGCCGCAGCCATCAAGCTGCCGGTGCGGGGCTATGTGTCCTGTGTCACTGATTGCCCGTTTGACGGACCAACGGATCCAGATCAGGTGGCTTTGGTGGCTGAAACGCTGCATCTGCTGGGCTGCTATGAGGTGTCACTGGGCGACACCATCGGGCAGGGCACGCCGGAAACCATCAGCAAAATGCTGTCTGCCGTAACGAAACGGGTGCCGGTCAGCCATCTGGCCGGCCATTATCACGACACGTCTGGACGCGCCTTGGACAATATCGAGGCATCTCTGGCGCAGGGGGTTCGGGTGTTTGATGCGGCGGTAGGTGGCCTGGGCGGGTGCCCCTATGCGCCAGGCGCTGCAGGCAATGTTGCCACCGAGGCCGTGCAGGACCATCTGGTGGGGCTCGGCTATGAGACGGGCCTGGACCGGGATGTCCTGGTTGAAGCGGCTGAGATGGCACAGGCCATGCGCAGCGACAGCTAA
- a CDS encoding crotonase/enoyl-CoA hydratase family protein yields MYKTVLIEQDARGVATMTLNRPEKHNAMSGEMLQELKAAAQQLALDDDVRVVVLTGAGKSFCAGGDLGWMQQQMQADAATRGAEARVLAEMLQILNTLPKPLIGAIQGNAFGGGVGMASVCDVAIGVDHLKMGLTETKLGLIPATIGPYVVARMGESRARRVFMSSRLFGAAEAVELGLLAKAVPAADLAAAVEAEVLPYMACAPGAVAAAKKLTRDLGPRLDDETIDMTIGALVSRWEGDEASEGIGAFFDKRKPRWQG; encoded by the coding sequence ATGTATAAGACAGTATTGATCGAACAGGACGCGCGTGGCGTTGCCACCATGACGTTGAACCGTCCGGAAAAGCACAATGCGATGTCTGGCGAGATGCTGCAGGAGCTGAAAGCGGCGGCGCAGCAGCTGGCCTTGGATGACGATGTGCGCGTTGTGGTGCTGACGGGTGCAGGCAAAAGTTTTTGTGCCGGGGGTGATCTGGGCTGGATGCAGCAGCAGATGCAGGCAGATGCCGCCACCCGTGGCGCCGAGGCGCGGGTCCTGGCAGAAATGCTGCAGATCCTGAACACGCTGCCAAAGCCCTTGATCGGTGCCATCCAGGGCAATGCCTTTGGCGGTGGCGTTGGCATGGCGTCGGTCTGTGACGTGGCCATTGGTGTCGATCATCTGAAGATGGGCCTGACAGAGACCAAGCTGGGTTTGATCCCGGCCACCATCGGCCCCTATGTGGTGGCACGGATGGGAGAATCGCGCGCCCGTCGGGTCTTTATGTCGTCGCGCCTGTTTGGTGCTGCCGAAGCCGTGGAGCTGGGGCTTTTGGCCAAGGCGGTTCCCGCTGCGGATCTGGCGGCGGCGGTCGAGGCCGAGGTGTTGCCCTATATGGCTTGTGCTCCGGGCGCAGTGGCGGCTGCAAAGAAACTGACCCGCGATCTGGGGCCACGACTGGATGACGAGACCATCGACATGACAATCGGCGCTTTGGTCAGCCGCTGGGAGGGCGATGAGGCCTCAGAGGGCATCGGCGCCTTCTTTGACAAGCGTAAGCCTCGTTGGCAGGGCTGA
- a CDS encoding NADH-quinone oxidoreductase subunit A, translating into MEEMLREYLPILVFLVVAVGLGIVLILAAVVLAVRNPDPEKVSAYECGFNAFDDARMKFDVRFYLVSILFIIFDLEIAFLFPWAVGFKDMSDTGFWSMMVFLAVLTIGFAYEWKKGALEWE; encoded by the coding sequence GTGGAAGAGATGTTGCGGGAATACCTCCCGATCTTGGTGTTTTTGGTCGTCGCAGTCGGCCTGGGAATTGTTCTTATTCTGGCGGCAGTTGTACTGGCTGTTCGCAATCCTGACCCGGAAAAAGTCAGCGCCTATGAGTGCGGTTTCAACGCTTTTGATGACGCCCGGATGAAATTCGATGTGCGATTTTATCTGGTGTCGATTCTTTTCATCATTTTTGATTTGGAAATTGCCTTCCTGTTTCCCTGGGCCGTTGGCTTCAAGGACATGAGCGATACCGGTTTCTGGTCGATGATGGTGTTTCTGGCAGTTCTGACCATTGGTTTTGCCTATGAGTGGAAAAAGGGAGCTCTGGAATGGGAGTGA
- a CDS encoding NADH-quinone oxidoreductase subunit B produces the protein MGVMTGANTAGIDKEVATQALNAELQDKGFLLTSTEDIINWARTGSLHWMTFGLACCAVEMMHTSMPRYDAERFGIAPRASPRQSDVMIVAGTLTNKMAPALRKVYDQMPEPRYVISMGSCANGGGYYHYSYSVVRGCDRIVPVDIYVPGCPPTAEALLYGLMQLQRKIRRTGTLVR, from the coding sequence ATGGGAGTGATGACCGGAGCAAATACCGCTGGGATCGACAAGGAAGTTGCCACCCAGGCCCTGAACGCCGAGCTGCAGGATAAGGGATTTCTGCTGACCTCGACGGAGGACATTATCAACTGGGCTCGCACCGGGTCGCTGCACTGGATGACCTTTGGTCTGGCCTGCTGCGCGGTTGAGATGATGCATACCTCGATGCCGCGCTACGATGCGGAACGCTTTGGCATTGCCCCGCGCGCTTCCCCGCGCCAATCCGATGTAATGATTGTTGCCGGCACCCTGACCAACAAAATGGCGCCAGCGCTGCGCAAGGTCTACGACCAGATGCCCGAGCCACGCTATGTGATCTCGATGGGGTCCTGCGCCAATGGTGGTGGATATTATCACTACAGCTACTCGGTTGTGCGCGGCTGTGACCGTATTGTGCCAGTTGATATCTACGTGCCGGGCTGCCCACCCACCGCTGAGGCCCTGCTTTATGGGCTGATGCAGTTGCAGCGCAAAATCCGCCGTACCGGCACCCTGGTGCGCTAA
- a CDS encoding NADH-quinone oxidoreductase subunit C, with amino-acid sequence MTEALQELGTQIAAKRPDCVLSWDIAFDELTVDVAPANINGLVEFLKTDSTCKFSSLVDITAVDYPERGKRFDVVYHFLSMYQNQRIRLRVSVREDDMVPSIVDVHPSANWFEREIFDMFGILFSGHPDLRRILTDYGFRGYPLRKDFPTTGYTEVRYDEAEKRVVYEPVSLVQEYRQFDFMSPWEGAEYILPGDEKEGAK; translated from the coding sequence ATGACTGAAGCACTGCAAGAACTTGGTACTCAGATCGCAGCCAAACGCCCTGACTGTGTATTGTCCTGGGATATCGCTTTTGATGAATTGACCGTTGATGTGGCCCCGGCCAATATCAATGGTCTGGTTGAGTTTCTGAAAACCGACAGCACCTGCAAGTTTTCTTCGCTGGTGGATATCACTGCGGTGGATTACCCGGAACGTGGTAAACGCTTTGATGTGGTCTATCACTTCCTGTCGATGTACCAAAACCAGCGCATTCGCCTGCGGGTTTCGGTGCGCGAAGACGATATGGTGCCCTCGATTGTCGATGTGCACCCCTCGGCCAATTGGTTTGAGCGCGAAATTTTCGACATGTTTGGTATCCTGTTCTCGGGCCACCCGGATCTGCGCCGCATTCTCACCGACTATGGCTTTCGCGGCTATCCCCTGCGCAAGGATTTCCCCACCACAGGCTACACCGAGGTCCGTTACGACGAGGCCGAAAAGCGCGTTGTCTATGAACCGGTGAGCCTGGTGCAGGAATACCGTCAGTTTGATTTCATGTCTCCCTGGGAGGGTGCCGAATACATCCTGCCCGGTGATGAAAAAGAGGGGGCAAAATAA
- a CDS encoding NADH-quinone oxidoreductase subunit D: MDGSKFDDAQTGEQKIRNFNINFGPQHPAAHGVLRLVLELDGEIVERCDPHIGLLHRGTEKLMESRTYLQNLPYFDRLDYVAPMNQEHAWCLAIEKLTGVEVPRRGSLIRVLYSEIGRILNHLLNVTTQAMDVGALTPPLWGFEEREKLMVFYERACGARLHAAYFRPGGVHQDIPDDLLDDIDLWALEFPKVLADIDGLLTENRIFKQRNCDIGVVTEQEILDWGFSGVMVRGSGMAWDLRRAQPYECYDEFEFQIPVGKNGDCYDRYLVRMEEMRQSLSIIRQAIAKLREATGDVMARGKLSPPKRGDMKTSMESLIHHFKLYTEGFHVPAGEVYAAVEAPKGEFGVYLVADGSNKPYRSKIRAPGFLHLQAMDHVAKGHQLADVAAIIGTMDVVFGEIDR, translated from the coding sequence ATGGACGGCTCCAAATTCGACGACGCCCAGACGGGCGAACAGAAGATCCGTAACTTTAACATCAACTTTGGCCCGCAACACCCGGCGGCCCACGGCGTGTTGCGTCTGGTGCTGGAGCTCGACGGTGAGATCGTGGAACGCTGCGATCCCCATATCGGCCTGCTGCACCGTGGCACCGAAAAGCTGATGGAAAGCCGCACCTACCTGCAGAACCTGCCGTATTTTGACCGGCTCGACTATGTGGCGCCGATGAACCAGGAACATGCCTGGTGTCTGGCGATTGAGAAACTCACCGGCGTAGAAGTGCCGCGCCGTGGCTCGTTGATCCGGGTTTTGTATTCCGAGATCGGCCGCATTCTGAACCACCTGCTGAACGTCACCACTCAGGCCATGGATGTGGGCGCGCTGACGCCGCCGCTCTGGGGCTTTGAAGAGCGCGAAAAGCTGATGGTGTTTTACGAGCGCGCCTGCGGTGCCCGTCTGCACGCGGCCTATTTCCGTCCCGGAGGCGTGCATCAGGACATTCCCGATGATCTGCTGGACGATATCGACCTCTGGGCGTTGGAATTCCCCAAAGTTCTGGCCGATATCGACGGATTGCTGACCGAAAACCGGATTTTCAAACAGCGAAACTGCGACATTGGCGTGGTCACCGAGCAAGAGATCCTCGACTGGGGCTTCTCTGGTGTCATGGTGCGTGGCTCAGGTATGGCCTGGGATCTGCGCCGCGCCCAGCCCTATGAATGTTATGACGAGTTTGAGTTCCAGATCCCTGTGGGCAAGAACGGCGACTGCTATGATCGTTATCTGGTCCGCATGGAAGAGATGCGCCAGTCCTTGTCGATCATCCGTCAGGCCATCGCCAAACTGCGTGAAGCCACCGGCGATGTGATGGCACGGGGCAAGCTGAGCCCACCGAAACGCGGTGACATGAAGACCTCGATGGAGAGCCTCATTCACCATTTCAAACTCTACACCGAAGGCTTCCATGTGCCCGCCGGTGAGGTCTATGCCGCCGTCGAAGCCCCCAAAGGCGAATTTGGCGTCTATCTGGTGGCAGATGGGTCGAACAAACCCTACCGCAGCAAGATCCGCGCGCCGGGTTTCCTGCATCTGCAAGCCATGGACCACGTTGCAAAAGGCCACCAGCTGGCCGACGTCGCTGCCATCATCGGCACCATGGACGTCGTATTTGGAGAGATTGACCGCTAA
- a CDS encoding NADH-quinone oxidoreductase subunit E, with product MLRRLHSEQPESFAFTPANQKWAEAQLTKFPEGRQASAVIPLLWRAQEQEGWVSKPAIEYIADMLGMAYIRVLEVTSFYFMFQMQPTGSVAHVQICGTLSCMICGAEDLIAVCKDKIAAKPHTLSADGKFSWEEVECLGACTNAPMAQIGKDYFEDLTAEGFAQMLDDLAAGKTVVPGPQNGRYAAEPQSGLTSLAEYDSGKTQYNASAQLAMDIGDSVKRIQGDEVPLLTPWVGKDGVVAGRAAADQPPKAPDAPKPVAKQVEEAKKPAPAAKSAPAKAPAAKPAAAAEVAEVEPETLKEARGGLPDDLKLLKGVGPKLEQTLNDLGFFHFDQIAGWGAAEVAWVDSRLKFKGRIERDGWIAQAASLAAGDETDFAKKAKKDGRYDDE from the coding sequence ATGCTTCGTCGCCTTCATTCCGAACAGCCCGAAAGTTTTGCTTTCACGCCCGCGAACCAGAAATGGGCCGAGGCGCAATTGACCAAATTCCCCGAAGGCCGTCAGGCCTCGGCTGTGATCCCGCTGTTGTGGCGTGCACAGGAGCAGGAAGGCTGGGTCTCCAAGCCGGCGATTGAATATATCGCCGATATGCTGGGTATGGCCTATATCCGGGTGCTGGAAGTCACCTCGTTCTACTTCATGTTCCAGATGCAGCCCACCGGATCGGTGGCCCATGTGCAGATCTGTGGCACCCTGTCTTGTATGATCTGCGGCGCCGAGGATCTGATCGCGGTCTGCAAGGACAAGATCGCGGCAAAACCGCATACCCTGTCTGCGGATGGCAAATTCAGCTGGGAAGAGGTGGAATGCCTGGGCGCCTGCACCAATGCGCCGATGGCGCAGATCGGCAAAGACTACTTTGAGGATCTCACCGCAGAGGGCTTTGCCCAGATGCTGGATGATCTGGCCGCTGGCAAGACAGTTGTGCCTGGGCCACAAAATGGCCGCTACGCAGCCGAGCCGCAGTCCGGCCTGACCTCGCTGGCTGAATATGACAGCGGCAAGACGCAGTATAATGCCTCGGCGCAGCTGGCGATGGATATTGGCGACAGCGTCAAACGCATTCAGGGCGACGAAGTGCCTTTGCTGACCCCTTGGGTTGGCAAGGATGGCGTGGTTGCCGGTCGTGCAGCCGCCGACCAGCCTCCCAAAGCCCCTGACGCGCCCAAACCGGTTGCCAAACAGGTTGAAGAGGCGAAAAAGCCTGCCCCTGCAGCAAAATCCGCGCCTGCAAAAGCGCCTGCAGCCAAACCAGCTGCCGCTGCGGAGGTTGCTGAGGTAGAACCTGAGACGCTGAAAGAAGCGCGCGGTGGCCTGCCCGATGATCTGAAACTGCTGAAAGGCGTTGGTCCCAAGCTGGAGCAGACCCTGAACGATCTGGGCTTTTTCCACTTTGATCAGATTGCCGGTTGGGGCGCGGCCGAAGTGGCCTGGGTTGATAGCCGCTTGAAATTCAAAGGTCGTATCGAACGGGATGGTTGGATCGCGCAGGCTGCTTCGCTGGCCGCCGGGGATGAGACCGACTTTGCCAAGAAGGCCAAAAAAGACGGCCGTTACGACGACGAATAA
- a CDS encoding DUF5337 domain-containing protein, protein MSVDLDRAIAAKGRHISLVIAGTMLAWLALTMIIGPAIGMPGRYAILFDFAALAGLIYALVNILQLWRMRQASKNENQG, encoded by the coding sequence ATGAGCGTTGATCTGGATAGGGCGATCGCAGCAAAGGGGCGGCACATCTCATTGGTGATTGCCGGAACAATGCTGGCCTGGTTGGCCCTGACCATGATCATAGGCCCGGCAATTGGAATGCCTGGCCGTTACGCGATTTTGTTTGATTTTGCCGCGCTTGCGGGGCTGATCTATGCATTGGTCAACATATTGCAACTCTGGCGCATGCGTCAGGCCAGTAAAAACGAAAACCAAGGGTAG
- the nuoF gene encoding NADH-quinone oxidoreductase subunit NuoF has translation MLKDQDRIFTNLYGMHERTLKGAQARGHWDGTSGIIDKGRDWIIQTMKDSGLRGRGGAGFPTGLKWSFMPKESDGRPSYLVINADESEPGTCKDREIMRHDPHTLIEGALIASFAMQAHTCYIYLRGEYIREREALQAAIDECYDKGLLGKNAAGSGWDFDVFLHHGAGAYICGEETALIESLEGKKGMPRMKPPFPAGAGLYGCPTTVNNVESIAVVPTILRRGADWFAGFGRPNNAGTKLFAISGHVNNPCVVEEAMSISFEELIEKHCGGIRGGWDNLLAVIPGGSSVPCVRGENMRDAIMDFDYLRGELGSGLGTAAVIVMDKQTDIIKAIWRLAKFYKHESCGQCTPCREGTGWMMRVMDRLVKGEADLEEIDMLWDVTKQVEGHTICALGDAAAWPIQGLIRNFREEIEDRIKAQKTGRKSAIAAE, from the coding sequence ATGCTGAAGGACCAGGACCGGATCTTTACCAACCTCTACGGTATGCATGAGCGCACCCTAAAAGGTGCCCAGGCGCGGGGCCATTGGGATGGCACATCGGGGATCATCGACAAGGGCCGTGACTGGATTATCCAGACCATGAAGGATTCAGGCCTGCGCGGCCGTGGTGGTGCGGGTTTCCCCACCGGCCTCAAGTGGTCCTTCATGCCGAAAGAGAGTGACGGTCGCCCTTCGTACCTGGTGATCAACGCCGATGAATCCGAACCCGGCACCTGCAAGGACCGCGAAATCATGCGCCACGATCCGCATACGCTGATCGAGGGTGCGCTGATCGCCAGCTTCGCCATGCAGGCCCATACCTGCTACATCTACCTGCGCGGCGAATATATCCGCGAGCGCGAGGCGCTGCAGGCGGCCATTGACGAATGCTACGACAAGGGGCTTTTGGGCAAAAACGCAGCCGGATCCGGCTGGGATTTTGACGTCTTCCTGCACCACGGCGCCGGCGCCTATATCTGCGGCGAAGAAACCGCTCTGATCGAAAGCCTCGAAGGCAAAAAGGGCATGCCCCGGATGAAGCCGCCTTTCCCGGCCGGCGCGGGTCTGTATGGCTGCCCCACCACGGTGAACAATGTAGAAAGCATCGCCGTTGTGCCCACCATCCTGCGCCGTGGCGCGGATTGGTTTGCAGGCTTTGGCCGCCCCAACAATGCGGGCACCAAACTGTTTGCGATTTCCGGCCACGTCAACAACCCTTGTGTGGTTGAAGAAGCCATGTCGATTTCTTTTGAAGAGCTGATCGAGAAACACTGCGGTGGCATTCGCGGCGGTTGGGACAATCTGCTGGCGGTGATTCCCGGTGGTTCTTCCGTGCCGTGTGTGCGCGGTGAGAACATGCGCGATGCGATCATGGATTTTGATTACCTGCGCGGTGAGCTGGGCTCGGGGCTGGGAACTGCAGCGGTCATCGTGATGGACAAACAGACCGATATCATCAAGGCGATCTGGCGCCTGGCCAAGTTCTACAAACATGAAAGCTGCGGCCAGTGTACGCCCTGCCGGGAAGGCACTGGCTGGATGATGCGGGTGATGGACCGTCTGGTCAAAGGCGAAGCCGACCTGGAAGAGATCGACATGCTGTGGGATGTGACCAAACAGGTCGAAGGCCACACCATCTGCGCCCTGGGCGATGCGGCCGCCTGGCCCATCCAGGGCCTGATCCGCAATTTCCGCGAGGAAATCGAAGATCGCATCAAGGCGCAAAAAACTGGTCGTAAAAGCGCCATCGCCGCTGAATGA
- a CDS encoding DUF5333 domain-containing protein has product MTTAAAKPSLREIPEIEDPLFAVAMAKEVADHCDSLGARLFKGIGELRRLRSHANSLGYADSEIRAYIESDAEKARMRAKGEQLLSKSGVSYEDPETFCAFGRAEIQKNSAIGALLRAK; this is encoded by the coding sequence ATGACTACGGCGGCGGCAAAGCCATCATTGCGGGAGATTCCCGAAATCGAAGACCCGCTGTTTGCCGTGGCCATGGCCAAGGAGGTCGCAGATCATTGCGACAGCCTGGGGGCCCGGCTTTTTAAGGGCATCGGAGAGCTGCGTCGGCTGCGCTCCCATGCCAATTCGCTGGGCTATGCGGATAGCGAAATCCGGGCCTACATCGAATCCGACGCAGAAAAGGCCCGGATGCGGGCAAAGGGCGAACAGCTACTCAGCAAGAGCGGCGTGTCCTATGAAGATCCAGAAACATTCTGCGCGTTTGGTCGTGCGGAAATACAGAAAAACAGCGCGATCGGCGCGTTACTGAGGGCGAAATAG
- the nuoG gene encoding NADH-quinone oxidoreductase subunit NuoG, translating to MSDLRKINIDGTEVEVDGAMTLIQACEEAGVEIPRFCYHERLSIAGNCRMCLVEVVGGPPKPAASCAMQVRDLRPGPEGQAPQVKTNSPMVKKAREGVMEFMLINHPLDCPICDQGGECDLQDQAMAYGVDFSRFREPKRAVDDLNLGPLVSTAMTRCISCTRCVRFTSEVAGISQMGQTGRGEDAEITSYLNETLDSNLQGNIIDLCPVGALTSKPYAFSARPWELTKTETIDVMDALGSNIRVDTKGREVMRIQPRNNDAVNEEWISDKTRFVWDGLRRQRLDRPYVRVDGKLKPATWPEALTAAATAMKGKKVAGLIGDLAPVEAAFALKQLVEGQGGQVECRTDNARLPIGNRAGYVGTATIEDIDSAKAIMLIGTDPRNEAPVLNARIRQAWINGATVGLVGEAVDLTYDYTHLGGDRAALDALHSADHSSALGKETLVIVGQGALREADGLAVLAHAQKFAADTGSKLMVLHTAASRVGAMDIGAVTEGGMAAAIDGADVIYNLGADEVEIDSSENGGAFVIYQGSHGDRGAHRADVILPGAAYTEESGLFVNTEGRPQLALRAGFAPGEAKENWAILRALSAELDAKLAYDSLAQLRQALVAEVPHLTKVDQVIENEGAALELEPMGKAAFLPAVKDFYLTNPIARSSQVMAELSANAKARRAEKIAAE from the coding sequence ATGTCTGACCTCCGCAAGATCAACATCGACGGAACCGAGGTAGAGGTGGACGGGGCAATGACCCTGATCCAGGCCTGCGAAGAGGCCGGGGTGGAAATCCCGCGTTTTTGCTATCACGAGCGCCTGTCGATTGCCGGCAACTGCCGCATGTGTCTGGTAGAGGTCGTCGGCGGCCCGCCCAAGCCTGCGGCCTCCTGCGCGATGCAGGTTCGCGATCTGCGCCCCGGCCCCGAAGGTCAGGCGCCACAGGTCAAGACCAATTCACCTATGGTCAAGAAAGCCCGCGAAGGCGTGATGGAGTTCATGCTGATCAACCATCCGCTGGATTGCCCGATCTGTGATCAGGGCGGCGAATGTGATCTGCAAGATCAGGCCATGGCTTATGGTGTTGATTTTTCACGCTTCCGCGAGCCCAAACGGGCGGTGGATGATCTGAACCTTGGGCCGCTTGTCTCCACGGCGATGACCCGTTGCATCAGCTGCACCCGTTGTGTGCGTTTCACCTCCGAGGTGGCCGGGATTAGCCAGATGGGGCAGACGGGGCGCGGTGAAGATGCTGAGATCACCAGCTACCTGAACGAGACATTGGACAGCAACCTGCAGGGCAATATCATTGATTTGTGTCCGGTTGGGGCGCTGACCTCAAAACCATATGCCTTTAGCGCCCGCCCCTGGGAGCTGACCAAGACCGAAACCATCGACGTGATGGATGCGCTTGGCTCCAACATCCGGGTCGATACCAAAGGCCGCGAAGTGATGCGGATCCAGCCGCGCAACAATGACGCCGTGAACGAAGAGTGGATTTCCGACAAGACCCGTTTTGTCTGGGATGGCCTGCGTCGTCAGCGTCTGGATCGCCCCTATGTGCGGGTAGACGGCAAACTCAAACCCGCCACCTGGCCAGAGGCCCTGACCGCCGCTGCCACCGCGATGAAGGGCAAGAAAGTCGCTGGCCTGATTGGGGATCTGGCCCCGGTCGAGGCTGCCTTTGCCCTGAAACAACTGGTCGAGGGGCAGGGCGGTCAGGTTGAATGCCGCACTGACAATGCGCGCCTGCCAATTGGCAACCGGGCGGGCTATGTCGGCACCGCGACCATCGAAGATATCGACAGTGCCAAGGCGATCATGCTGATCGGGACAGATCCACGTAATGAAGCGCCGGTGCTGAATGCGCGTATCCGTCAGGCCTGGATCAACGGGGCAACTGTTGGACTGGTTGGTGAAGCTGTGGATCTGACCTATGACTACACCCACCTTGGCGGCGATCGCGCCGCTCTGGACGCCTTGCACAGCGCCGATCATTCCAGTGCTTTGGGCAAAGAAACCCTGGTCATTGTCGGGCAGGGCGCGTTGCGCGAAGCCGACGGTCTGGCGGTTCTGGCCCATGCGCAGAAATTCGCAGCTGATACCGGCTCCAAGCTGATGGTGCTGCACACTGCTGCATCGCGGGTTGGTGCCATGGACATTGGCGCGGTGACCGAAGGCGGCATGGCTGCGGCCATTGATGGCGCCGATGTGATCTACAACCTTGGCGCTGACGAAGTCGAAATCGACAGCTCTGAAAACGGTGGTGCCTTTGTGATCTATCAGGGCAGCCACGGGGACCGGGGCGCACACCGCGCTGATGTGATCCTGCCAGGGGCGGCCTATACCGAAGAAAGTGGTCTGTTTGTGAACACCGAGGGGCGTCCACAGCTGGCCCTGCGCGCGGGCTTTGCGCCTGGCGAAGCAAAGGAAAACTGGGCCATCCTGCGGGCGCTCAGCGCCGAACTGGACGCCAAGCTGGCATATGATTCACTGGCGCAGCTGCGCCAGGCCCTGGTAGCCGAGGTGCCGCATCTGACAAAGGTTGACCAGGTTATCGAAAACGAAGGCGCGGCTCTGGAGCTGGAGCCTATGGGCAAGGCGGCCTTCTTGCCTGCGGTCAAGGATTTCTACCTGACCAACCCGATTGCCCGGTCATCGCAGGTGATGGCTGAGCTGTCGGCAAACGCCAAGGCCCGCCGGGCCGAGAAGATTGCGGCAGAGTGA
- the nuoH gene encoding NADH-quinone oxidoreductase subunit NuoH, translating into MAEFFNTPGGIAVLILAQVLAVVAFVMISLLFLVYGDRKIWAAVQMRRGPNVVGVFGILQSVADALKYVVKEVVIPAGADRTVFIMAPLTSFVLAMVAWAVIPFNDGWVLSNINVAILYVFAVSSLEVYGVIMGGWASNSKYPFLGALRSAAQMISYEVSIGLIIVGVIISTGSMNFGDIVRAQDGNAGLFNWYWLPHFPMVFLFFISCLAETNRPPFDLPEAESELVAGYQVEYSATPFLLFMAGEYISIFLMCALTSLLFFGGWLSPIPGLPDGVLWMVGKMAFFFFLFAMVKAITPRYRYDQLMRLGWKVFLPFSLFWVVFVAFAAKFDWFWGIFARWTVGA; encoded by the coding sequence ATGGCTGAATTCTTTAACACCCCAGGCGGCATTGCTGTACTGATATTGGCACAAGTGCTTGCAGTTGTTGCCTTTGTGATGATCTCCCTTCTGTTCCTCGTCTACGGGGACCGGAAGATCTGGGCGGCTGTGCAGATGCGCCGTGGCCCCAATGTTGTGGGTGTCTTTGGCATCCTGCAATCGGTGGCGGACGCGCTGAAATATGTGGTCAAAGAGGTGGTGATCCCGGCGGGCGCCGATCGCACTGTCTTTATCATGGCGCCGCTGACCTCCTTTGTGCTGGCCATGGTGGCCTGGGCGGTGATCCCCTTCAATGATGGCTGGGTCCTGTCCAACATCAACGTGGCGATCCTCTACGTCTTTGCGGTTTCCAGCCTCGAAGTCTACGGCGTCATCATGGGCGGTTGGGCTTCGAACTCGAAATACCCCTTCCTCGGCGCCCTGCGTTCAGCAGCGCAGATGATTTCTTATGAGGTCTCCATTGGTCTGATCATCGTTGGGGTGATCATTTCTACCGGCTCGATGAACTTTGGCGATATCGTGCGGGCACAGGATGGCAACGCAGGCCTGTTCAACTGGTACTGGCTGCCGCATTTCCCAATGGTGTTTTTGTTCTTCATCTCCTGCCTGGCGGAAACCAACCGCCCACCGTTCGATCTGCCCGAAGCGGAATCAGAACTGGTGGCAGGCTATCAGGTGGAATATTCGGCCACGCCCTTCCTGCTGTTTATGGCGGGGGAGTATATCTCCATCTTCCTGATGTGCGCCCTGACCTCGCTGCTGTTCTTTGGTGGTTGGCTGTCGCCCATTCCCGGCCTGCCCGATGGGGTGCTGTGGATGGTTGGCAAGATGGCCTTCTTCTTCTTCCTCTTTGCAATGGTAAAAGCCATCACCCCGCGCTACCGCTATGATCAGCTGATGCGCCTTGGTTGGAAGGTGTTTCTGCCCTTCTCGCTGTTCTGGGTGGTCTTTGTTGCCTTTGCTGCCAAATTTGACTGGTTCTGGGGCATCTTTGCCCGCTGGACCGTGGGAGCCTAA